From one Henningerozyma blattae CBS 6284 chromosome 1, complete genome genomic stretch:
- the TBLA0A05940 gene encoding homocitrate synthase (similar to Saccharomyces cerevisiae LYS20 (YDL182W) and LYS21 (YDL131W); ancestral locus Anc_7.295), with protein sequence MAPQPIPEDYQPVVESRGTVNSPIFSTPINQLNPYGPNPADFLSNVNQFQLIDSTLREGEQFANAFFSTEKKIEIAKALDEFGVDYIELTSPVASEQSKKDCEAICKLGLKAKILTHIRCHMDDARIAVETGVDGVDVVIGTSKFLREFSHGKDMNYIANSAVEVINFVKSKGIEIRFSSEDSFRSDLVDLLNIYKTVDKIGVNRIGIADTVGCANPRQVYELVRTLKSVVSCDIECHFHNDTGCSIANAYCALEGGAKLIDVSVLGIGERNGITPLGGLMARMIVAAPEYVKDKYNLKMLRDIENLVADAVEVNIPFNNPITGFCAFTHKAGIHAKAILANPSTYEILNPNDFGMTRYIHFAHRLTGWNAIKSRVEQLNLNLTDEQIKEVTSKVKSMADIRSLNIDDVDSIIKKYHSEIKA encoded by the coding sequence ATGGCACCTCAACCAATTCCAGAAGATTACCAACCAGTTGTTGAATCCCGTGGTACTGTAAATAGTCCAATCTTTTCTACTccaataaatcaattaaatccATATGGACCAAATCCAGCAGATTTTTTATCCAATGTgaatcaatttcaattaattgattctaCTTTAAGAGAAGGTGAACAATTTGCTAATGCATTTTTCAGTactgaaaagaaaattgaaattgccAAGGCCCTTGATGAGTTTGGTGTGGATTATATTGAATTAACATCACCAGTTGCCAGTGAACAAAGTAAGAAAGATTGTGAGGCCATTTGTAAATTAGGTTTGAAAGCCAAGATATTAACACATATTAGATGTCATATGGACGACGCTCGTATTGCAGTGGAAACTGGTGTCGATGGTGTTGATGTTGTTATTGGTACTTCCAAATTTTTAAGGGAATTTTCTCATGGTAAGGATATGAATTATATTGCCAATAGTGCCGTAGAGGTGattaattttgttaaatcCAAAGGTATTGAAATCAGATTTTCTAGTGAAGATTCGTTCAGAAGTGATTTAGTGGATTTATTGAACATTTATAAGACTGTCGATAAGATTGGTGTGAATAGAATTGGTATTGCCGATACTGTTGGTTGTGCTAATCCAAGGCAAGTTTATGAATTAGTACGTACTTTGAAGAGTGTTGTTTCATGTGACATTGAATGTCATTTCCATAACGATACCGGTTGTTCTATTGCTAATGCCTATTGTGCTTTGGAAGGTGGTGCTAAATTAATCGATGTTAGTGTATTGGGTATTGGTGAGAGAAATGGTATTACCCCATTAGGTGGTTTGATGGCACGTATGATTGTAGCCGCACCAGAATATGTTAAGGacaaatataatttgaaGATGTTAAGAGACATTGAGAATCTTGTTGCCGATGCTGTTGAAGTTAATATCCCATTCAATAATCCAATTACTGGGTTCTGTGCATTCACACATAAGGCAGGTATTCATGCCAAGGCTATATTGGCTAATCCATCTACatatgaaattttgaatcCAAATGATTTCGGTATGACAAGATATATACATTTTGCTCATAGATTGACCGGTTGGAATGCTATCAAGAGTCGTGTAgaacaattgaatttgaatttgactgatgaacaaattaaagaagTTACATCCAAGGTCAAATCGATGGCTGATATTAGATCATTGAATATCGATGATGTCGATTCCATTATCAAGAAATACCATTCTGAAATTAAGGCTtga
- the RPP1B gene encoding ribosomal protein P1 beta (similar to Saccharomyces cerevisiae RPP1B (YDL130W); ancestral locus Anc_7.293), translated as MSDAIISYAAFILADAGKDITAENLETIAKAAGAKVDSTWAEVYAAALEGKDLKEILAGFHAAGPAAGAASAGAGAGGAAEEAAEAAEEEVAEESDDDMGFGLFD; from the coding sequence ATGTCTGACGCCATCATCTCATATGCCGCCTTCATCCTTGCCGACGCTGGCAAGGACATCACTGCCGAAAACTTAGAAACCATTGCCAAGGCTGCTGGTGCCAAAGTCGACTCTACTTGGGCAGAAGTCTATGCTGCTGCTTTGGAAGGTAAggatttgaaagaaatcTTAGCTGGTTTCCACGCTGCTGGTCCAGCCGCCGGTGCCGCTTCTGCTGGTGCTGGTGCTGGTGGTGCCGCTGAAGAAGCTGCTGAAGCCGCTGAAGAAGAAGTCGCCGAAGAATCCGACGACGACATGGGTTTCGGTTTATTTGATTAG
- the TBLA0A05960 gene encoding uncharacterized protein has translation MSHNHFASYLATPDDKHDNESSSHPSSHQNTAEINGANDMEIDLELDGSNQLDSNFQIPNTSSNSNDYTEDVTFTNTATNTDATANATANGYVNTHTNANCATELSWLQTKDLQIEIFNLIKSLSQDYNTSNATINSNDRKVNGEDLWNSLQQQHLDNTHTATPKDKIIHIQNDNSNLNISPSMGYNNVCMNHSSSDCYGIDKEKIINVLNDSLSAISHLSLHAQLNILENKQLLNDINKSIELNLNSPSIHHLNESILIDSPDLIERQHSNVQEASTNVSNTTADNSNTNTNTTVNSSNKIQKFYSTNNSSTSTTSISSNSIISSNKNQSYRNSISPVTSPNKIKKSLNSNVKITNIITNSNSNSNILPNKSNYISKNTSKFTNVFQIDMDKNNNIHKNLTNNIANSVTSTTTNNNNNNNNNNININNNNNNNNNFYSKIINSNTSYKNFNYKNSSTFIKHVNPSSSISNSNSNSTPSPFISPPYRTDQQDQPTAIQNNTNNNKKKPVKYHVFKFIDDSREISKR, from the coding sequence ATGTCACATAATCATTTTGCTAGTTATTTGGCTACGCCAGATGATAAACATGACAATGAGTCTAGTAGTCATCCTTCTAGTCATCAAAATACGGCTGAAATTAACGGTGCTAACGATATGGAAATCGATTTGGAATTAGATGGATCGAATCAGCTGGATTCTAACTTCCAAATACCCAATACAagttcaaattcaaatgattataCAGAAGATGTTACATTTACCAATACAGCTACAAATACAGATGCAACTGCAAATGCAACTGCAAATGGATATGTAAATACACATACAAATGCAAATTGTGCCACTGAATTGTCATGGTTACAAACAAAAGATTTacaaatagaaatattcaatttgatTAAATCACTGAGTCAAGATTATAACACTTCCAATGCAACCATAAATTCTAATGACCGTAAGGTTAATGGAGAAGATTTATGGAATTCattacaacaacaacattTGGATAATACTCATACTGCTACACCAAAGGATAAAATCATTCATATacaaaatgataattcaaatctTAATATATCGCCATCGATGGGGTATAATAATGTTTGTATGAATCATTCCTCCTCAGATTGTTATGGtattgataaagaaaaaataatcaatgttttaaatgattcatTGTCTGCCATTTCACATTTGTCACTACATGctcaattgaatattttagaaaataaacaattattaaatgatatcaataaatcaattgaattgaatttaaattcgCCAAgtattcatcatttaaatgaatCTATATTGATTGATTCCCCAgatttaattgaaagaCAGCATTCCAATGTACAAGAGGCCTCTACCAATGTATCTAATACTACTGCtgataatagtaatacaaatacaaatacaactgttaattcttctaataaaattcaaaaattttattcaacaaataattcttcaacaaGTACTACTAGTATTAGTAGTAATAGTATAAtatcttctaataaaaatcaatcCTATAGAAATTCAATTTCCCCTGTAACTTCACCAAAcaaaattaagaaatcattaaattcaaatgttaaaattacaaatataattacaaattcaaattcaaattcaaatatcttaccaaataaatcaaattatattaGTAAAAACACTTCGAAATTTACCAATGTGTTTCAAATAGATATGgacaaaaataataatattcataaaaatttaacaaaCAATATTGCTAATAGCGTCACCTCGACCAccactaataataacaataacaataataacaataatattaatataaacaacaataataacaataacaataatttttattcaaaaataattaactCAAATACAAGTTataaaaactttaattataaaaattcaagtaCTTTCATAAAACATGTAAATCCTTCATCCTccatttcaaattcaaattcaaattccaCTCCAAGTCCTTTCATTAGTCCCCCTTATAGAACTGACCAACAAGATCAACCCACCgctattcaaaataatacgAACAATAACAAGAAAAAGCCTGTAAAGTATCAtgttttcaaattcatcgATGATTCAAGAGAAATTTCAAAGAGATAA
- the NEW1 gene encoding New1p (similar to Saccharomyces cerevisiae NEW1 (YPL226W); ancestral locus Anc_6.251), translated as MPPKKFQTLDQFLDQQPVDPNLVASPYGGYFKNQNVNPNQQHRQKNSNYKKNWNQGSNYQQYNSNVTGSYQNYQGNYQGNYQGNYQGNYQGNYQSNKASTYKPAAVTPTHSGLNTPVSSTTSLTSLNDNLLKLDISPVSNYFKSLSTECSSISDCKKQIDLIVDQFNESGNSAKDIENWKIVDTLTKFLKQKNPPLMRESAMLLISKLAINFMNKPPQEAYLLPLFNLALDSTSEKENTVKRAATHALDSLINSFTVESLASNVLPILLKYLNSGAKWQSKMSALTLIDRIREDCPNDLLELTFIDTVPILTDVATDFKPELAKQGYQTLLDYVSILDNLDLSSRYKLIVDTLQDPTKVPTCVKQLSSVTFVAEVTEPALALLVPILSRSLNLSSSSQEQLRQTVIVIENLTRLVNNRIEIESYVPQLLPGIQKVVNTASLPEVRELADKALRVLRGDENDESTTNNKDKFPGRLTKEQGQSFVVEQLNKLSKDIDTPLKPYLDDSNVIEFISKLLTMLANVNDWKKIEEYFSNLLGKDQSEFIETNIITELRKIFHQEKVKYDENEGVEIVNTDFSLAYGSRMLLNKTTLRLLKGHRYGLCGRNGAGKSTLMRAIANGQLEGFPDKSELRTCFVEHKLQGEEGNLDLVAFIALDEQLQDTSRDEIAAALESVGFDESRRSQTVGSLSGGWKMKLELARAMLQKADILLLDEPTNHLDVTNVKWLQDYLLENTEITSLIVSHDSGFLDTVCTDIIHYENKKLAYYKGNLADFVQQKPEAKAYYTLTDSNAQMHFPPPGILTGVKSNTRAVAKMTDVTFAYPGSEKPSLSHVSCALSLSSRVAILGPNGAGKSTLIKLLTGELVPLEGKVEKHPNLRIGYIAQHALQHVNEHKEKTANQYLQWRYQFGDDREVLLKESRKISDEEKEMMQKEIDIDDGRGKRAIEAIVGRQKLKKSFQYEIKWKWWKPKYNSWVSRARLVEEGFEKLVQKFDDHEASREGLGYRELVPSVITKHFEDVGLDAEIANHTPLGSLSGGQLVKVVIAGAMWNNPHLLVLDEPTNYLDRDSLGALAMAIREWTGGVVMISHNNEFVGALCPEQWIVENGKMVQKGVKEIDQSRFEDGGNSEAVGVKNIKAGVSSVVDDDSPANIKVKQRKKRLTRNEKKAQAERRRLRYIEWLSSPKGTPKPVDTDDEGDDDE; from the coding sequence ATGCCtccaaaaaaattccaaacTTTGGATCAGTTCTTGGATCAACAGCCAGTTGATCCAAATTTAGTGGCTTCTCCATATGGTggttatttcaaaaatcaaaatgtTAATCCAAATCAACAACATCgtcaaaaaaattcaaattataaaaaaaattggaatcAAGGTAGTAATTACCAAcaatataattcaaatgtAACTGGTTCATACCAAAATTATCAGGGAAACTACCAAGGTAATTATCAAGGAAATTACCAGGGTAACTATCAAGGCAATTATCAAAGCAATAAAGCTTCAACTTATAAGCCTGCTGCAGTTACTCCAACTCATAGTGGTTTGAATACTCCAGTAAGTTCTACTACTTCTCTAACttctttaaatgataatttattaaaattagatatCTCCCCAGTttctaattattttaagTCTCTATCTACTGAATGTAGTTCTATTTCTGATtgtaaaaaacaaattgatttaattgttgATCAATTTAATGAATCTGGAAATTCTGctaaagatattgaaaattggaaaattgTTGATACTTTaactaaatttttaaaacaaaaaaatccTCCTTTGATGAGAGAATCAGCTATGTTATTAATCTCTAAATTagcaattaattttatgaaTAAGCCTCCACAAGAAGCCTATTTATTACctcttttcaatttagctttagattctACTTctgaaaaggaaaatacTGTAAAGCGTGCAGCCACTCATGCTTTGGATTCTTTAATCAATTCCTTTACAGTGGAATCTTTAGCTAGTAACGTTTTACCaatcttattaaaatatttaaattctgGTGCCAAATGGCAATCTAAAATGTCAGCTTTGACTTTAATTGATAGAATTAGAGAAGATTGTccaaatgatttattagaattaactTTTATTGATACTGTTCCAATTTTAACAGATGTTGCTACTGATTTTAAACCTGAATTAGCTAAACAAGGTTATCAAACTTTATTAGATTATGTGTCAATCTTGgataatttagatttatCATCTCgttataaattaattgttgATACTTTACAAGATCCAACGAAGGTTCCAACCTGTGTCAAACAATTATCAAGTGTTACATTTGTTGCTGAAGTTACTGAACCTGCTTTAGCTCTATTAGTTCCAATCTTATCAAGATCATTGAActtatcttcatcatctcaAGAACAATTAAGACAAAcagttattgttattgaaaatttaactaGATTGGTTAATAATAGAATCGAAATTGAAAGCTATGTTCCTCAATTATTACCAGGTATTCAAAAAGTTGTCAACACTGCTTCTTTACCAGAGGTTCGTGAATTGGCTGATAAAGCTTTAAGAGTCCTAAGAggtgatgaaaatgatgaatctACAACTAACAATAAGGATAAATTCCCAGGTAGATTAACAAAGGAACAAGGTCAATCTTTTGTTGTAGAACaacttaataaattatcaaaggATATTGATACTCCATTAAAACCATACCTTGATGATTCAAATGtcattgaatttatttctaaGCTATTAACAATGTTAGCAAACGTCAATGATTGGAAAAAGATTGAAGAATACTTTAGTAACTTATTAGGTAAAGACCAATctgaatttattgaaacCAATATCATTACTGAATTAAGAAAGATTTTCCATCAAGAAAAGGTCAaatatgatgaaaatgaaggTGTAGAAATTGTTAATACTGATTTCTCTTTAGCATATGGTTCAAGAATGTTATTAAATAAGACTACTTTACGTTTATTAAAGGGTCATCGTTATGGTTTGTGTGGTAGAAACGGTGCTGGTAAATCTACCTTGATGAGAGCTATTGCTAATGGTCAATTAGAAGGATTCCCAGATAAATCTGAACTAAGAACTTGTTTTGTTGAACATAAATTACAAGGTGAAGAAGGTAATTTAGATCTAGTAGCATTTATTGCTTTAGATGAACAATTACAAGATACTTCTCGTGACGAAATAGCAGCTGCTTTGGAATCTGTTGGTTTTGATGAATCTAGAAGATCTCAAACTGTTGGTTCTTTATCAGGTGGTTGGAAGATGAAATTGGAATTAGCAAGAGCCATGTTACAAAAAGCTGATATCTTGTTATTAGATGAACCTACCAATCATTTAGATGTTACCAATGTTAAATGGTTacaagattatttattggAAAATACCGAAATTACTTCTTTAATTGTATCGCATGACTCAGGTTTCTTAGATACTGTTTGTACTgatattattcattatgaaaataaaaagttaGCATATTATAAAGGTAATTTAGCAGATTTCGTTCAACAAAAGCCAGAAGCTAAAGCTTATTATACTTTAACTGACTCTAATGCTCAAATGCATTTCCCACCTCCAGGTATCTTGACGGGTGttaaatcaaatacaaGAGCTGTGGCTAAGATGACCGATGTCACCTTTGCATACCCAGGTTCGGAAAAACCATCATTGAGCCATGTTTCCTGTGCCTTATCTTTGTCTTCAAGAGTGGCTATTTTAGGTCCAAACGGTGCTGGTAAATCcactttaattaaattattaactgGTGAATTAGTTCCTTTGGAAGGTAAAGTTGAAAAACATCCAAATTTACGTATCGGTTATATTGCTCAACATGCTTTACAACATGTTAATGAACATAAAGAAAAGACTGCTAATCAATATTTACAATGGCGTTATCAATTCGGTGATGATCGTGAAGttttattgaaagaatCAAGAAAGATTTCAGATGAAGAAAAGGAAATGATGCAAAAGGAAATCGATATTGATGATGGTAGAGGTAAGAGAGCCATTGAAGCTATTGTCGGTAgacaaaaattaaagaaatctTTCCaatatgaaattaaatgGAAATGGTGGAAGccaaaatataattcttgGGTTTCAAGAGCAAGATTGGTTGAAGAAggttttgaaaaattagttCAAAAATTTGATGATCATGAAGCTTCTAGGGAAGGTTTAGGTTACCGTGAGTTAGTTCCATCCGTTATTACAAAACATTTTGAAGATGTTGGTTTAGACGCCGAAATTGCAAACCATACTCCATTAGGTTCTTTGTCTGGTGGTCAATTAGTTAAAGTTGTTATTGCAGGTGCCATGTGGAACAATCCTCATTTATTGGTGCTAGATGAACCTACCAATTATTTAGATAGAGATTCTTTAGGTGCATTAGCTATGGCTATCCGTGAATGGACTGGTGGTGTGGTTATGATTTCACATAACAATGAATTTGTTGGTGCCTTATGCCCAGAACAATGGATCGTGGAAAACGGTAAGATGGTTCAAAAGGGTGTAAAGGAAATTGATCAATCCAGATTCGAAGATGGTGGTAATTCAGAAGCTGTCGGtgttaaaaatatcaaagcTGGTGTTTCATCTGTTGTTGACGATGATTCCCCAGCTAATATTAAAGTCAAACAAAGAAAGAAGAGATTGACAagaaatgaaaagaaaGCCCAAGCAGAACGTCGTCGTCTACGTTATATTGAATGGTTATCTTCTCCAAAAGGTACTCCAAAACCAGTTGACACTGATGATGAAGGTGATGACGATGAGTAA
- the FPY1 gene encoding flavin adenine dinucleotide pyrophosphatase (similar to Saccharomyces cerevisiae YMR178W; ancestral locus Anc_6.250) encodes MSKIRAACIIIGDEVLNGKVTDVNSTFFAKFCFNNGIELKEIATVGDEENHIIETTQRLAKKYQFIITTGGIGPTHDDITYQSIAKSFNLPCLLNEEVKAKMMLRSKSVNKLTEKQLLDHYRMATVPTGPQVKNYFVSDDLWVPVCSIDHKVYIFPGIPQLFQRMLTGFLPMIKKIYNLKENDSSYLRFYVKTHQTESMIAQYLRELQIEASKISEDIKIGSYPHFGMGFNTVSILGSNSQEEYLRLITQRTIEKLDGEQITAKQEEEYSNQQ; translated from the coding sequence ATGTCAAAAATTAGAGCTGcctgtattattattggtgaTGAAGTATTGAATGGGAAAGTTACTGATGTTAACTCGACATTTTTTGCAAAATTTTGCTTTAACAATGgtattgaattaaaagaaattgctACAGTTggtgatgaagaaaatcaTATCATTGAAACTACCCAAAGACTAGCTAAGAAATAccaatttattatcactACCGGTGGGATTGGTCCAACGCACGATGATATTACTTACCAATCAATTGCCAAGAGTTTTAATCTACCATGTTTGTTAAATGAGGAAGTCAAAGCCAAAATGATGCTTAGATCTAAATCTGTTAACAAACTAACTGAAAAACAGTTACTTGATCACTATAGAATGGCAACTGTGCCAACTGGTCCACAAGTTAAAAACTATTTTGTTTCAGATGATCTTTGGGTACCAGTGTGTTCAATTGATCACAAAGTGTATATTTTCCCAGGGATCCCTCAATTATTTCAAAGGATGCTAACAGGATTTTTGCCaatgataaaaaagatttataatttaaaggaAAACGATAGTAGCTATCTCAGGTTTTATGTGAAAACTCACCAGACAGAATCAATGATTGCTCAATATCTTCGAGAATTACAAATAGAAGCTTCTAAGATCTctgaagatattaaaattggttCATATCCTCATTTTGGCATGGGGTTCAACACAGTGAGTATTTTGGGTAGCAATTCTCAAGAGGAATATTTAAGATTAATAACACAGAGaactattgaaaaattagatgGGGAACAAATAACAGCAaaacaagaagaagaatattCAAACCAGcaataa
- the CHP1 gene encoding ribosome-associated Tef1p biogenesis chaperone CHP1 (similar to Saccharomyces cerevisiae YPL225W; ancestral locus Anc_6.249) encodes MSTFNAETADNLEDIEKQFAVAAVEQAETYWSLLSKVPGSKLRLTPIDDKIYNTFIEHFPEYKDVEKIKSFKEEDLKSKAAKDKWRKFCELFEEEVEDYNFGTLLRTDSSEEYGQFTTIFAVRIQFYAFEIARNKFGLNDWAAAKK; translated from the coding sequence ATGTCTACATTTAATGCTGAAACCGCTGATAACTTAGAAGATATTGAGAAGCAATTTGCTGTCGCTGCAGTTGAACAAGCTGAAACTTACTGGTCTTTGCTTTCTAAAGTTCCAGGTTCCAAATTGCGTTTGACCCCCATCGATGATAAAATTTACAATACTTTTATTGAACATTTCCCAGAATACAAAGatgttgaaaaaatcaaatcattcaaggaagaagatttaaaatctaAAGCTGCAAAGGATAAATGGAGAAAGTTTtgtgaattatttgaagaagaagttgAAGATTATAACTTCGGTACTCTTCTGAGAACTGACTCCAGTGAAGAATATGGCCAATTTACTACTATCTTTGCTGTtagaattcaattttatgCCTTTGAAATTGCCAGAAATAAGTTTGGTTTAAATGACTGGGCTGCTGCcaaaaaatag